From a region of the Mytilus galloprovincialis chromosome 3, xbMytGall1.hap1.1, whole genome shotgun sequence genome:
- the LOC143069434 gene encoding serine/threonine-protein kinase PAK 4-like: MFKKGKRRPEISKPSNFEHRVHTGFDRDQGKYVGLPPQWTGIIIPEENDRRKPIVDASRITHTEIQPLKTIIGEPRHMNGYNPDVRSVTVARSNSLRRASPPQQRRYVQEYPPLQEDEPSPHDRSYQSRGGPPQYDRDQERFRGDPRQEPRDYNRYPTNDPRREMRDPRDRQDPRDIHRDPRDHRDHRDPRDYREYPPDQRDGPPFRDGTLDRRSEDLNRSHNSSFDNRDMHHPKHNQPHFDGRGPQFPYDDYKQNNQMPMNGNSMHPPERSPRHHGGPDSPPHGPPKNGAGLQYDRGGAKPSNLQVSQNNYSPTPKMQPPPKSPNNTAPPPGSIQEQQRLSHEQFRAALQMVVSPGDPRDNLENFIKIGEGSTGIVCICTSKTTGQNVAVKKMDLRKQQRRELLFNEVVIMRDYHHPNIVDMYDSFLVGDELWVVMEFLEGGALTDIVVTQNRMDEHQIATVCKACLKALDFLHRNGVIHRDIKSDSILLAHDGRVKLSDFGFCAQVTPELRQRKSLVGTPYWMAPEVISRLPYGPEVDIWSLGIMVIEMIDGEPPFFNEPPLQAMRRIRDMPPPKLKNVNRVSPRLQGFLEKMLVRDPMQRATASELLEHPFLRGAEKPSCLVPLMRSFRHSPC; the protein is encoded by the exons ATGTTTAAGAAAGGAAAAAGGAGACCAGAAATATCTAAGCCCAGTAACTTTGAACATCGTGTCCATACTGGATTCGATAGGGACCAGGGAAAGTATGTGGGACTCCCTCCACAATGGACAGGGATTATTATTCCAGAGGAGAACGATCGGAGGAAACCAATTGTTGATGCTTCCAGGATCACACATACTGAAATTCAGCCATTAAAG ACAATCATCGGTGAACCAAGACATATGAATGGATATAATCCTGATGTTAGGTCCGTAACTGTTGCACGTTCAAATTCATTACGCAGAGCAAGTCCTCCACAACAAAGACGTTATGTTCAAGAATATCCTCCTCTCCAGGAGGATGAGCCATCTCCTCATGATAGGTCATATCAAAGTAGAGGTGGTCCCCCTCAATATGACAGAGACCAGGAGAGATTTAGGGGAGATCCACGGCAAGAGCCTAGAGATTATAACCGTTATCCAACAAATGACCCTCGAAGGGAAATGAGAGATCCTCGTGATAGACAGGATCCAAGGGACATTCACAGAGATCCAAGGGATCATCGAGACCATAGGGACCCTCGTGATTATAGGGAGTATCCTCCCGATCAAAGAGACGGACCTCCTTTCCGTGATGGGACATTGGACCGAAGATCTGAGGACCTTAACAGGAGTCATAATAGTTCATTTGATAATAGAGACATGCACCATCCAAAACACAATCAACCTCATTTTGATGGACGAGGTCCACAGTTTCCATATGAtgattataaacaaaacaatcagATGCCTATGAATGGTAATTCAATGCATCCTCCCGAAAGATCACCTCGTCATCATGGAGGACCAGATTCACCGCCTCATGGACCTCCTAAAAATGGAGCAGGATTACAGTATGATCGG GGTGGAGCCAAACCTTCCAACTTGCAAGTTTCACAGAATAATTATTCTCCGACACCAAAAATGCAGCCACCACCGAAATCCCCCAACAATACTGCACCGCCACCTGGGTCCATACAGGAGCAGCAGAGACTTTCGCATGAGCAG ttCCGAGCAGCATTACAGATGGTGGTAAGTCCAGGCGATCCAAGAGATAACTTGGAAAACTTCATAAAAATAGGAGAGGGATCAACAGGCATTGTGTGTATATGTACATCTAAAACAACGGGTCAAAATGTGGCAGTGAAAAAGATGGATCTGCGGAAACAACAGAGAAGAGAGTTGTTATTTAATGAG GTTGTTATCATGAGGGATTATCACCATCCCAATATTGTAGATATGTATGACAGTTTCCTGGTTGGTGATGAATTATGGGTAGTAATGGAGTTCCTTGAAGGAGGAGCTTTGACTGATATTGTAGTCACACAGAACAG GATGGATGAACACCAGATAGCCACTGTGTGTAAAGCCTGTCTGAAAGCCTTAGATTTCTTACATAGAAATGGTGTTATACATAGAGATATTAAATCAGATTCAATATTACTGGCTCATGATGGAAGG GTTAAATTATCTGATTTTGGTTTTTGTGCACAAGTCACGCCAGAACTACGCCAAAGAAAGTCATTAGTAGGAACACCATATTGGATGGCTCCAGAGGTCATTTCAAGGTTACCATACGGGCCAGAG GTGGATATCTGGTCATTGGGTATTATGGTGATAGAAATGATAGATGGTGAACCACCATTCTTCAACGAGCCACCACTTCAAGCTATGCGTAGAATAAGAGATATGCCTCCGCCAAAACTTAAGAATGTTAATCGG GTTTCACCAAGATTACAAGGTTTCTTAGAAAAAATGTTGGTGCGAGATCCTATGCAGAGAGCAACAGCATCCGAGTTATTAGAGCATCCATTCTTAAGGGGAGCAGAAAAACCGTCTTGCCTTGTGCCACTAATGAGAAGTTTCAGACATAGTCCAtgctga